Proteins from a single region of Campylobacter sputorum:
- a CDS encoding GGDEF domain-containing protein, whose protein sequence is MNKEISFRFTIIMIFSFLSLFIIMIMFGFQYIFSEKLAKNITLEKFETMVNQIEAGAINRHETNIDSIEQLAKIMEYYNINNAKDTQNNKYKLLDVFSAILNNKTRFYAIYIGDKDNNYFEVIKLTPFDDEKYNTTSNEKWALIEVKENDIGYKYISFYDKNLHKTRELRLQDNYLVSARPWFKEANVSVTKISPYEFTAALIQGVMGMTYTKKINENTVLAIDLLIDDIKNYLKESSKVFNTEFYMYSSNDKQLIIKSQNASSNIVLNDILKNKNDYLYTDKNGETFIYKILNLNQTYIILLVNLNEAKSEYSDKFKYMIYITIGVILLLLPFIFYMSMLISKPIIALVKNTILIKEHKFNEIKTINSRVKEISQLVSSLTDMADSIHDYQTNLESKIRQRTEQLEEKNNELQILSITDRLTGIFNRIKIDEVLEQHMENANDFGVNFGLIMIDIDHFKAVNDTYGHNTGDIVLKEFASIIKRNVRSTDTFGRWGGEEFMIICVDVNLEILTKIANKFKKLIEEHDFSIIHKKTASFGVSIYKQGEKVEQMVDRADKALYKAKENGRNQVVNESEV, encoded by the coding sequence ATGAATAAGGAAATTTCTTTTCGTTTTACGATTATAATGATTTTTAGCTTTTTATCATTGTTTATTATTATGATAATGTTTGGCTTCCAGTATATTTTTAGTGAAAAACTTGCTAAAAATATAACTCTTGAAAAATTTGAAACAATGGTAAATCAAATTGAAGCAGGTGCTATTAATAGACATGAGACAAATATTGATTCTATTGAACAACTTGCTAAGATTATGGAATATTACAATATTAATAACGCAAAAGATACTCAAAATAATAAATATAAATTGCTTGATGTTTTTAGTGCTATTTTAAATAACAAAACTAGGTTTTATGCTATTTATATTGGCGATAAAGATAATAATTATTTTGAAGTTATCAAACTTACACCCTTTGATGATGAAAAATACAACACCACAAGTAACGAGAAGTGGGCACTTATCGAGGTTAAAGAAAACGATATTGGTTATAAGTATATTAGTTTTTATGATAAAAATTTACACAAAACTAGGGAATTAAGATTACAAGATAATTATCTTGTAAGTGCTCGTCCTTGGTTTAAAGAAGCAAATGTAAGCGTTACAAAAATATCTCCGTATGAATTTACAGCAGCTTTAATTCAAGGTGTTATGGGTATGACTTATACTAAAAAAATTAACGAAAATACTGTTTTGGCAATAGATTTACTAATAGATGATATAAAAAATTATTTAAAAGAAAGCTCTAAAGTTTTTAATACTGAGTTTTATATGTATTCATCAAACGATAAACAACTTATAATAAAATCACAAAATGCTAGTTCCAACATTGTATTAAATGATATTTTAAAAAACAAAAATGACTATCTTTATACGGATAAAAATGGTGAGACATTTATATACAAGATTTTAAATTTAAATCAAACATACATAATTTTATTAGTTAATTTAAACGAAGCAAAAAGCGAATATTCTGATAAATTTAAATATATGATTTATATAACAATTGGTGTTATTTTACTACTTTTGCCTTTTATTTTTTATATGTCAATGCTTATTTCAAAACCTATTATTGCTTTAGTTAAAAACACTATTTTAATCAAAGAGCATAAATTTAACGAAATAAAAACTATAAATTCTAGAGTAAAAGAAATTTCACAGCTTGTAAGTTCTCTTACAGATATGGCTGATTCAATTCATGATTATCAAACAAATTTAGAGAGCAAAATTCGCCAAAGAACAGAGCAATTAGAAGAGAAAAATAACGAGTTGCAAATTCTTTCGATTACTGATAGACTTACTGGGATTTTCAATCGTATTAAAATTGATGAAGTTTTAGAGCAACATATGGAAAATGCAAATGATTTTGGTGTTAACTTTGGTTTAATAATGATAGATATAGATCATTTTAAAGCTGTTAATGATACATATGGTCATAACACAGGAGATATTGTACTTAAGGAATTTGCATCTATTATTAAAAGAAATGTTCGTTCAACTGATACTTTTGGTCGTTGGGGTGGTGAAGAATTTATGATAATTTGCGTAGATGTAAATTTGGAAATTTTAACTAAAATAGCAAACAAATTTAAAAAACTTATCGAAGAACATGATTTTTCAATAATTCACAAAAAAACTGCAAGTTTTGGTGTGTCTATATACAAACAAGGCGAGAAGGTAGAACAAATGGTTGATCGTGCAGATAAAGCACTTTATAAAGCTAAAGAAAATGGCAGAAATCAAGTTGTAAATGAGAGTGAAGTTTAA
- a CDS encoding cysteine permease: MLKITIAPNNFLNGYILNTEFSKIANISSNAYLFWKNIVVGKFENSRVSFLLKESIPQKYISVVKKCTNLDGLVLSSTFCSFTGLPSSHLTKSNGSKIYDMLEISEISGIKFVNLKKFYDDLNLNYNFIIYIEKCKFFSPTPFEKRIKISDTLCLGYY; this comes from the coding sequence ATGTTAAAAATCACAATAGCACCAAATAATTTTCTAAATGGATATATATTAAATACAGAATTTTCAAAGATAGCCAACATATCATCAAATGCTTATCTTTTTTGGAAAAATATAGTAGTGGGGAAATTTGAAAACTCAAGAGTTTCTTTTTTACTAAAAGAGAGTATACCGCAAAAATACATAAGCGTGGTGAAAAAATGCACAAATTTAGATGGGCTTGTGCTTTCTAGCACATTTTGTTCTTTTACTGGATTACCAAGTTCTCATTTAACAAAATCAAATGGATCTAAAATTTATGATATGCTTGAAATATCTGAAATATCTGGAATCAAATTTGTAAATTTAAAAAAATTTTATGATGATTTAAATTTAAACTATAACTTCATAATATACATAGAAAAATGCAAATTTTTCTCACCTACTCCATTTGAAAAGCGTATCAAAATTTCAGATACTTTGTGCTTGGGATACTATTAA
- a CDS encoding hemolysin family protein — MLILAGVFILMNAFFVLSEFAIVKVRKTRLEELIKNKNSNAKLAYEITRSLDTYLSATQLGITLSSLALGWIGEPAVSRLIEGPLKEYFGLEGVVVHSASFIIAFTFITLCHVVLGELVPKSIAIAQAEKATLFVAKPLHMFWIVFSPVIKIFDFCSSVILRILGVRRPKENEIAHSEEEIKSIVSESFKGGVIDSMESEIIKNAFDFSDTVAKEIMTPRKDMVCLNKQKSYEENLKAIAEFKYTRYPYIDGSKDAVLGMIHVRDILQKGIIPNNKIDFDSIVRKFLIVPESSSISKILVMMNKERISASLVIDEYGGTAGLLTMEDIIEELVGDINDEHDDKNLNYKKISDEIYEFNGRYEIEDIEELLDIKFDDDLEQLTIGGYVTSLFERLPMVGDKIEDINCMYEITKMEQNSVKTVKVTKKIYEDDEDN; from the coding sequence ATGTTAATATTAGCTGGAGTATTCATACTTATGAATGCTTTTTTTGTTCTTTCTGAGTTTGCTATAGTAAAAGTTCGTAAAACACGCTTAGAAGAACTTATAAAAAACAAAAACTCAAATGCAAAACTTGCCTATGAAATAACTAGATCTTTAGATACATATTTAAGTGCTACGCAGCTTGGTATTACTCTTAGCTCACTTGCCTTAGGTTGGATTGGTGAACCAGCAGTTTCAAGACTTATAGAAGGACCTCTTAAGGAATATTTTGGATTAGAAGGCGTGGTGGTTCATAGCGCTTCTTTTATTATCGCATTTACATTTATCACACTTTGCCACGTAGTTCTTGGCGAACTTGTTCCAAAATCAATAGCAATAGCACAAGCAGAAAAAGCTACTTTGTTTGTTGCAAAACCTCTACATATGTTTTGGATTGTTTTTTCTCCTGTTATCAAAATTTTTGATTTTTGCTCTAGTGTTATACTTAGAATTCTTGGCGTTAGAAGACCAAAAGAAAATGAAATAGCACATTCTGAAGAAGAGATAAAAAGTATCGTTAGTGAGAGTTTTAAAGGCGGTGTTATAGACTCAATGGAGAGCGAGATTATAAAAAATGCGTTTGATTTTAGTGATACTGTTGCAAAGGAGATAATGACGCCTAGAAAAGATATGGTTTGTTTAAATAAACAGAAAAGCTATGAAGAAAATTTAAAGGCAATAGCTGAGTTTAAATACACTCGCTATCCATATATAGATGGTAGCAAGGATGCAGTTTTAGGAATGATACATGTTAGAGATATTTTGCAAAAAGGCATCATTCCAAACAATAAAATTGACTTTGATTCTATAGTTAGAAAATTTCTTATTGTTCCAGAAAGCTCATCTATATCAAAAATTTTAGTTATGATGAATAAAGAAAGAATTTCGGCATCTTTAGTTATCGATGAGTATGGCGGAACTGCTGGGCTTCTTACAATGGAAGATATTATTGAAGAGTTAGTTGGCGATATAAACGATGAGCATGATGATAAAAATTTAAATTATAAAAAAATTAGCGATGAGATTTATGAATTTAACGGAAGATATGAGATTGAAGATATAGAAGAGTTGCTAGATATTAAGTTTGATGATGATTTAGAACAACTTACGATAGGCGGATATGTAACAAGCTTATTTGAAAGATTGCCTATGGTTGGTGATAAAATAGAAGATATTAATTGTATGTATGAGATAACAAAAATGGAACAAAACAGTGTAAAAACTGTAAAAGTTACTAAAAAAATTTATGAAGATGATGAGGATAATTAA
- a CDS encoding NAD(P)H-dependent oxidoreductase — protein MDIKDAIKFRHACKIFDKNKKIKADDFDSIIESARLSPSSLGMEHWDLLLVENKEIREKLKIECWNQAQITTASHLLVVYAKISDLKPGSEYIKDMISRRADKNSEQHEQYITKIEGFIKSNVGLSDDKIFAWSKAQCFLACENMMLMAATLGIDSCPIEGWFSEENLHKILNNDPKDRRIAMLLTFGYRLNEQKPKIRRSKDEILSIV, from the coding sequence ATGGATATAAAAGATGCTATAAAATTTAGACATGCTTGTAAAATTTTTGATAAAAATAAAAAGATAAAAGCTGATGATTTTGATTCTATAATAGAATCAGCAAGACTTAGCCCATCTTCTTTGGGAATGGAGCATTGGGATTTATTGTTAGTTGAAAATAAAGAAATCAGGGAAAAATTAAAAATTGAATGCTGGAATCAAGCTCAGATTACAACTGCTTCGCATCTACTAGTAGTTTATGCAAAAATTTCAGATCTCAAACCAGGAAGTGAATATATAAAAGATATGATTTCAAGAAGAGCTGATAAAAATAGCGAACAACACGAACAATATATAACTAAAATTGAAGGTTTTATAAAAAGTAATGTTGGTCTTAGTGATGATAAAATATTTGCTTGGAGTAAAGCCCAGTGTTTTCTTGCGTGTGAAAATATGATGTTAATGGCAGCAACCTTGGGTATAGATAGTTGCCCGATAGAAGGTTGGTTTAGCGAAGAAAATTTGCATAAAATTTTAAATAACGACCCAAAAGATAGGCGTATAGCTATGTTGCTTACTTTTGGATATAGACTAAATGAACAAAAACCAAAAATTCGTAGAAGTAAAGATGAAATTTTAAGCATTGTTTAA